One region of Oryza sativa Japonica Group chromosome 5, ASM3414082v1 genomic DNA includes:
- the LOC107275455 gene encoding homeobox-leucine zipper protein HOX3, which yields MEPMGILKCPSSLKLSVAVPGHALNPFSDGGSGSGSGSGSGCNNNNTRELGIHLDLDRPYAREELPQQGGSMEVQKGEERGGVRHNSSNHRRLSRVQSKQLDEFYRVNHTVDSKQKKELADRLNLRISQVDAWFRNRRLRSKQKSTEMECAYLKECFNKLKEENHRLQLQVEQLRSTSLQLQLQLQLHSERVATAPTGQQAGTSAAARIFTLPLSGYNPSRGTWFSPNAH from the exons ATGGAGCCTATGGGAATCCTGAAGTGCCCTTCCAGCTTGAAGCTCTCCGTTGCTGTTCCTGGTCATGCCCTCAACCCCTTCTCTG ATGGCGGTAGTGGTAGTGGTAGTGGTAGTGGTAGTGGGTGCAACAACAATAACACAAGAGAACTGGGTATCCACTTGGACTTGGACCGCCCGTATGCAAGAGAAGAGCTACCGCAGCAAGGTGGCAGCATGGAGGTGCagaaaggggaggagagaggcggTGTTAGGCACAATAGCTCCAACCATAGGCGGCTTTCTAGGGTGCAATCCAAGCAACTTGATGAATTTTATCGTGTAAATCACACAGTTGATTCC AAACAAAAGAAGGAGTTGGCAGATCGACTGAATCTTCGGATAAGTCAGGTGGATGCTTGGTTCCGCAACCGCAGGTTAAG GTCGAAGCAGAAATCCACGGAGATGGAGTGCGCCTATCTGAAGGAATGCTTCAACAAACTGAAAGAGGAGAACCACCGCCTCCAGCTCCAGGTTGAGCAGCTCAGGTCAACGAgcttgcagctgcagctgcagctgcaactCCACAGCGAGCGAGTCGCCACAGCTCCCACTGGACAGCAAGCCGGCACTTCTGCGGCTGCTCGCATCTTCACTTTGCCTTTGTCCGGATACAACCCTTCCAGGGGGACTTGGTTCTCGCCAAATGCACACTGA
- the LOC9270681 gene encoding probable auxin efflux carrier component 3b, which translates to MISWHELYMVLSAVVPLYVAMMVAYGSVRWWGVLTPEQCSGINRFVAVIAVPLLSFHFISSSDPYAMNLRFVAADTLQKVLVLAALAAWSRFPARFVPPAWPPLDCSITLFSVSTLPNTLVMGIPLLVSMYGPYSGDLMVQIVVLQSIVWYTLLLFLFEFRAARVLIAAQFPDTAASIAAVHVDPDVVSLEGSQAEAHAEVAPDGRLRMVVCRSSVSRRSAAAAATPRASNLTGVEIYSISSSRNATPRGSTFTLADIPGHQPPNSALRASSFGAADLFSLHSSSRQHTPRPSSFDEHAAARARASATVAPTNDLKDTHMIEWSSGASAASEVTGLPVFRSGRETRRLVPSDAPSIASSRVIRPPPGATGGERAASFNKAVGGQDELAKLEAGAKTEQQTTAVTTTTKGGGAAGAERARGQQNAPAGVMLRLILTTVWRRLIRNPNTYASLIGLTWSLIAFRFHITMPIIVAKSISILSDAGLGMAMFSLGLFMATQPKIIACGYSVAAASMGVRFFFGPAIMAAASAAVGIRGTLLRIAIVQAALPQGIVPFVFAKEYNLHATILCTLVIFGMLIALPITLVYYIILGLL; encoded by the exons atgataTCGTGGCACGAGCTGTACATGGTGCTGTCGGCGGTGGTGCCGCTGTACGTGGCGATGATGGTGGCGTACGGCTCCGTGCGGTGGTGGGGCGTCCTCACGCCGGAGCAGTGCTCCGGCATCAACCGCTtcgtcgccgtcatcgccgtcccGCTCCTCTCCTTCCACTTCATCTCCTCCAGCGACCCCTACGCCATGAACCTccgcttcgtcgccgccgacaccCTGCAGAAGGTGCtcgtcctcgccgcgctcgccgcgtgGTCGCGCTTCCCCGCGCGCTTCGTCCCCCCGGCGTGGCCGCCGCTCGACTGCTCCATCACGCTCTTCTCCGTCTCCACCCTCCCCAACACGCTCGTCATGGGGATCCCGCTCCTCGTCTCCATGTACGGCCCTTACTCCGGCGACCTCATGGTCCAGATCGTCGTGCTCCAGTCCATCGTCTGGTACACGCTCCTGCTCTTCCTCTTCGAGTTCCGCGCCGCGCGGGTGCTCATCGCGGCGCAGTTCCCGGACACCGCGGCGTCCATCGCCGCCGTGCACGTCGACCCGGACGTGGTGTCGCTCGAGGGCAGCCAGGCGGAGGCGCACGCCGAGGTGGCGCCCGACGGGAGGCTGCGCATGGTCGTGTGCCGCTCGTCGGTGTCGAGgcggtccgccgccgccgccgccacgccgcgcgcgtCGAACCTGACCGGCGTGGAGATCTACTCGATCAGCTCGTCGCGGAACGCCACCCCGAGGGGCTCCACCTTCACCCTCGCCGACATCCCTGGTCACCAGCCGCCCAACAGCGCGCTGCGCGCGTCCAGCTTCGGCGCCGCGGACCTCTTCTCGCTGCACTCTTCGTCGAGGCAGCACACCCCGAGGCCGTCCAGCTTCGACgagcacgcggcggcgcgggccagAGCATCCGCGACCGTGGCTCCCACCAATGACCTCAAGGACACGCACATGATCGAGTGGAGCTCCGGCGCTTCCGCCGCGTCGGAGGTCACCGGCCTGCCGGTGTTCCGCAGCGGCCGGGAGACGCGCCGGCTTGTCCCCTCCGACGCGCCATCCATTGCCTCGTCGAGAG TTATCCGACCGCCGCCGGGAGCGACGGGCGGGGAGCGCGCGGCGAGCTTCAACAAGGCCGTGGGCGGGCAGGACGAGCTAGCGAAGCTGGAGGCCGGCGCCAAGACGGAGCAGCAGACGACGGCGGTGACTACGACGAcgaagggcggcggcgcagcgggcGCGGAGCGGGCGAGAGGGCAGCAGAACGCGCCGGCCGGCGTGATGCTGCGGCTCATCCTCACTACGGTTTGGCGCCGGCTGATCCGGAACCCCAACACGTACGCCAGCCTCATCGGCCTCACCTGGTCGCTCATCGCGTTCCG GTTCCACATCACGATGCCAATCATAGTAGCCAAATCAATCTCCATTCTCTCCGATGCAGGGTTAGGCATGGCCATGTTTAGCTTAG GATTGTTCATGGCCACGCAGCCGAAGATCATCGCCTGCGGCTACTCCGTCGCGGCGGCCAGCATGGGCGTCCGCTTCTTCTTCGGCCCCGCCATCatggccgccgcgtccgccgccgtcggcatCCGAGGCACGCTCTTGCGTATCGCCATTGTTCAG GCCGCCCTGCCACAAGGAATTGTGCCATTTGTGTTCGCTAAGGAATACAACCTCCACGCTACCATCCTTTGCACTTT GGTCATATTTGGCATGCTAATAGCTCTCCCCATCACCTTGGTCTACTATATTATTCTTGGGCTACTATGA
- the LOC4339699 gene encoding protein MIZU-KUSSEI 1 — MRTITARNPHDSLSFSRRHFKWPVLGKSYSHGATRGEEDYMKSSEAEEEEDEATMAFSSVCPSFHSEDFVSPPKKPPRQQHPQQQHPPQRRKVRTAVSRLRSALAAAVTGRHRQVGLGARLTGTLYGHRRGHVHLAFQLDPRACPALLLELAAPTAALVREMASGLVRIALECERAKGGPAPALPTATGGGKRLLEETVWRAYCNGKSCGYAVRRECGAADWRVLRALEPVSMGAGVIPAASCGGGEGDVMYMRARFERVVGSRDSEAFYMMNPDSTSTSSNSNSGGPELSVYLLRV, encoded by the coding sequence ATGAGAACCATCACAGCAAGAAACCCCCATGATTCCCTCTCCTTCTCTAGGAGGCATTTCAAGTGGCCGGTTCTTGGCAAGAGCTACAGCCATGGCGCcacgagaggggaggaggattACATGAAGAGCTCGGAAgctgaagaggaggaggatgaggcgaCAATGGCGTTCTCCTCTGTCTGTCCGAGTTTCCATTCTGAGGACTTCGTTTCTCCTCCCAAGAAGCCGCCGCGGCAGCAGCATCCTCAGCAGCAGCATCCGCCGCAGCGTAGGAAGGTCCGCACGGCCGTGTCGCGCCTGCGctcggcgctggcggcggccgtgACGGGGCGGCACCGGCAGGTCGGCCTCGGCGCGCGGCTCACCGGCACGCTCTACGGCCACCGGCGCGGCCACGTGCACCTCGCGTTCCAGCTCGACCCGCGCGCGTGCCCGGCGCTGCTGCTGGAGCTCgccgcgcccaccgccgcgctGGTGCGCGAGATGGCCTCGGGCCTTGTGCGCATCGCGCTCGAGTGCGAGCGCGCCAAGGGCGGCCCCGCCCCCGCCCTGCCCaccgcgacgggcggcgggaaGAGGCTGCTCGAGGAGACGGTGTGGCGCGCGTACTGCAACGGCAAGAGCTGCGGCTACGCGGTGCGCCGCGAGTGCGGCGCCGCCGACTGGCGCGTGCTGCGCGCGCTGGAGCCGGTGTCCATGGGCGCCGGCGTCATACCCGCCgccagctgcggcggcggcgagggcgacgtcATGTACATGCGCGCGCGGTTCGAGCGGGTGGTGGGCTCGCGCGACTCGGAGGCATTCTACATGATGAACCCGGACAGCACAAGcaccagcagcaacagcaacagtgGCGGTCCTGAGCTCAGTGTCTACCTCCTCCGGGTTTAA
- the LOC4339700 gene encoding probable isoprenylcysteine alpha-carbonyl methylesterase ICME isoform X1, which yields MASSNSTSSARRRAARAPPPPNLGDLSGVSAPLPSNGLHAPSISTHPTNAATPNPSPPGASIVVVVRPAMQPASPVSGDAGPVAEAVPPRGAPQVLVRRRSVPFSPDSPLAPGSRGGGERRSTFREDVSHAAAETYLVTRLAFILLRYLGVGYRWISQLAALIIYAILLMPGFIRVGYYYFFSRQVLRSVIYGDQPRNRLDLYIPRDPKKPSPVVAFVTGGAWIIGYKAWGALLGRRLAERGIIVACIDYRNFPQGTISDMVSDASDGISFVCETVGAYGGDPNQIYLMGQSAGAHIAACALLEQAAKESRGEQISWSVTQIKAYFGLSGGYNIENLVDHFHERGLYRSIFLSIMEGKKSLPHFSPETVAKKLCPETIALLPQIVLLHGTDDYSIPFSASETFAGVLKQAGAKAKLLLYEGKTHTDVFLQDPLRGGRDKLVEDVISVIHADDADAREKDALAPIPGRLVSEWQIKLAHRISPF from the exons ATGGCCTCCTCCAATtccacctcctccgctcgccgtcgcgccgcgcgcgctccgcctcctcctaATTTGGGCGACCTCTCCGGCGTctccgctcccctcccctccaatGGCCTCCACGCCCCCTCCATCTCCACCCACCCCACCAATGCGGCAACCCCAAATCCCTCGCCACCAGGAGctagcatcgtcgtcgtcgtccgccccGCAATGCAGCCCGCGAGTCCGGTCTCCGGTGACGCGGGCCCCGTGGCGGAGGCGGTACCTCCACGCGGTGCCCCCCAGGTCCTCGTGCGCCGGCGTTCCGTGCCCTTCTCCCCCGACTCTCCGCTCGCCCCCGGCAGCCGCgggggcggcgagaggaggTCCACGTTCCGGGAGGACGTCagccatgccgccgccgagaCGTACCTCGTCACGCGCCTCGCCTTCATCCTCCTCCGATACCTCGG GGTAGGCTACCGGTGGATTTCTCAGCTCGCTGCCCTCATAATATATGCAATTTTACTTATGCCCGGTTTCATAAGag TTGGgtattattatttcttttcaagacAAGTTTTGAGGAGCGTGATCTATGGGGATCAACCAAGAAATAG GTTGGATCTTTACATACCAAGAGACCCCAAAAAACCCAGTCCAGTTGTTGCATTTGTTACTGGTGGTGCATGGATCATTGG TTACAAGGCGTGGGGTGCTCTTCTTGGAAGGAGGTTAGCAGAGCGAGGAATTATAGTTGCATGCATTGATTACAG GAATTTTCCTCAAGGAACAATAAGTGACATGGTTAGCGATGCTTCTGATGGGATTTCATTTGTTTGTGAGACTGTTGGTGCCTATGGAGGAGATCCTAATCA GATATACTTAATGGGTCAATCAGCAGGAGCACATATCGCAGCATGCGCTCTTTTGGAACAAGCGGCTAAAGAATCTAGGGGAGAGCAGATTTCATGGAGTGTTACTCAAATAAAAGCATACTTTGGTTTGTCTGGAGG ATACAACATTGAAAATTTGGTTGATCATTTCCATGAACGTGGTCTTTACCGTTCAATATTTCTCAG CATAATGGAGGGAAAGAAATCATTGCCACATTTCTCTCCAGAAACTGTTGCCAAGAAATTATGTCCTGAAACAATAGCTCTTCTTCCTCAGATTGTGCTTTTGCATGGAACGGATGATTATTCTATACCATTTTCTGCTAg TGAAACTTTTGCGGGTGTCCTTAAACAAGCTGGTGCTAAAGCCAAGTTACTACTCTATGAAGGGAAAACACATACTGATGTATTTTTACAG GATCCACTAAGGGGTGGCAGGGACAAACTGGTTGAAGACGTTATTTCTGTTATCCATGCTGATGATGCAGATGCACGTGAGAAGGATGCATTGGCACCTATCCCAGGCCGGCTGGTTTCTGAGTGGCAAATAAAGCTGGCACACCGAATTAGTCCCTTCTGA
- the LOC4339700 gene encoding probable isoprenylcysteine alpha-carbonyl methylesterase ICME isoform X2 — protein MASSNSTSSARRRAARAPPPPNLGDLSGVSAPLPSNGLHAPSISTHPTNAATPNPSPPGASIVVVVRPAMQPASPVSGDAGPVAEAVPPRGAPQVLVRRRSVPFSPDSPLAPGSRGGGERRSTFREDVSHAAAETYLVTRLAFILLRYLGVGYRWISQLAALIIYAILLMPGFIRVGYYYFFSRQVLRSVIYGDQPRNRLDLYIPRDPKKPSPVVAFVTGGAWIIGYKAWGALLGRRLAERGIIVACIDYRNFPQGTISDMVSDASDGISFVCETVGAYGGDPNQIYLMGQSAGAHIAACALLEQAAKESRGEQISWSVTQIKAYFGLSGGYNIENLVDHFHERGLYRSIFLSETFAGVLKQAGAKAKLLLYEGKTHTDVFLQDPLRGGRDKLVEDVISVIHADDADAREKDALAPIPGRLVSEWQIKLAHRISPF, from the exons ATGGCCTCCTCCAATtccacctcctccgctcgccgtcgcgccgcgcgcgctccgcctcctcctaATTTGGGCGACCTCTCCGGCGTctccgctcccctcccctccaatGGCCTCCACGCCCCCTCCATCTCCACCCACCCCACCAATGCGGCAACCCCAAATCCCTCGCCACCAGGAGctagcatcgtcgtcgtcgtccgccccGCAATGCAGCCCGCGAGTCCGGTCTCCGGTGACGCGGGCCCCGTGGCGGAGGCGGTACCTCCACGCGGTGCCCCCCAGGTCCTCGTGCGCCGGCGTTCCGTGCCCTTCTCCCCCGACTCTCCGCTCGCCCCCGGCAGCCGCgggggcggcgagaggaggTCCACGTTCCGGGAGGACGTCagccatgccgccgccgagaCGTACCTCGTCACGCGCCTCGCCTTCATCCTCCTCCGATACCTCGG GGTAGGCTACCGGTGGATTTCTCAGCTCGCTGCCCTCATAATATATGCAATTTTACTTATGCCCGGTTTCATAAGag TTGGgtattattatttcttttcaagacAAGTTTTGAGGAGCGTGATCTATGGGGATCAACCAAGAAATAG GTTGGATCTTTACATACCAAGAGACCCCAAAAAACCCAGTCCAGTTGTTGCATTTGTTACTGGTGGTGCATGGATCATTGG TTACAAGGCGTGGGGTGCTCTTCTTGGAAGGAGGTTAGCAGAGCGAGGAATTATAGTTGCATGCATTGATTACAG GAATTTTCCTCAAGGAACAATAAGTGACATGGTTAGCGATGCTTCTGATGGGATTTCATTTGTTTGTGAGACTGTTGGTGCCTATGGAGGAGATCCTAATCA GATATACTTAATGGGTCAATCAGCAGGAGCACATATCGCAGCATGCGCTCTTTTGGAACAAGCGGCTAAAGAATCTAGGGGAGAGCAGATTTCATGGAGTGTTACTCAAATAAAAGCATACTTTGGTTTGTCTGGAGG ATACAACATTGAAAATTTGGTTGATCATTTCCATGAACGTGGTCTTTACCGTTCAATATTTCTCAG TGAAACTTTTGCGGGTGTCCTTAAACAAGCTGGTGCTAAAGCCAAGTTACTACTCTATGAAGGGAAAACACATACTGATGTATTTTTACAG GATCCACTAAGGGGTGGCAGGGACAAACTGGTTGAAGACGTTATTTCTGTTATCCATGCTGATGATGCAGATGCACGTGAGAAGGATGCATTGGCACCTATCCCAGGCCGGCTGGTTTCTGAGTGGCAAATAAAGCTGGCACACCGAATTAGTCCCTTCTGA
- the LOC4339700 gene encoding probable isoprenylcysteine alpha-carbonyl methylesterase ICME has translation MQPASPVSGDAGPVAEAVPPRGAPQVLVRRRSVPFSPDSPLAPGSRGGGERRSTFREDVSHAAAETYLVTRLAFILLRYLGVGYRWISQLAALIIYAILLMPGFIRVGYYYFFSRQVLRSVIYGDQPRNRLDLYIPRDPKKPSPVVAFVTGGAWIIGYKAWGALLGRRLAERGIIVACIDYRNFPQGTISDMVSDASDGISFVCETVGAYGGDPNQIYLMGQSAGAHIAACALLEQAAKESRGEQISWSVTQIKAYFGLSGGYNIENLVDHFHERGLYRSIFLSIMEGKKSLPHFSPETVAKKLCPETIALLPQIVLLHGTDDYSIPFSASETFAGVLKQAGAKAKLLLYEGKTHTDVFLQDPLRGGRDKLVEDVISVIHADDADAREKDALAPIPGRLVSEWQIKLAHRISPF, from the exons ATGCAGCCCGCGAGTCCGGTCTCCGGTGACGCGGGCCCCGTGGCGGAGGCGGTACCTCCACGCGGTGCCCCCCAGGTCCTCGTGCGCCGGCGTTCCGTGCCCTTCTCCCCCGACTCTCCGCTCGCCCCCGGCAGCCGCgggggcggcgagaggaggTCCACGTTCCGGGAGGACGTCagccatgccgccgccgagaCGTACCTCGTCACGCGCCTCGCCTTCATCCTCCTCCGATACCTCGG GGTAGGCTACCGGTGGATTTCTCAGCTCGCTGCCCTCATAATATATGCAATTTTACTTATGCCCGGTTTCATAAGag TTGGgtattattatttcttttcaagacAAGTTTTGAGGAGCGTGATCTATGGGGATCAACCAAGAAATAG GTTGGATCTTTACATACCAAGAGACCCCAAAAAACCCAGTCCAGTTGTTGCATTTGTTACTGGTGGTGCATGGATCATTGG TTACAAGGCGTGGGGTGCTCTTCTTGGAAGGAGGTTAGCAGAGCGAGGAATTATAGTTGCATGCATTGATTACAG GAATTTTCCTCAAGGAACAATAAGTGACATGGTTAGCGATGCTTCTGATGGGATTTCATTTGTTTGTGAGACTGTTGGTGCCTATGGAGGAGATCCTAATCA GATATACTTAATGGGTCAATCAGCAGGAGCACATATCGCAGCATGCGCTCTTTTGGAACAAGCGGCTAAAGAATCTAGGGGAGAGCAGATTTCATGGAGTGTTACTCAAATAAAAGCATACTTTGGTTTGTCTGGAGG ATACAACATTGAAAATTTGGTTGATCATTTCCATGAACGTGGTCTTTACCGTTCAATATTTCTCAG CATAATGGAGGGAAAGAAATCATTGCCACATTTCTCTCCAGAAACTGTTGCCAAGAAATTATGTCCTGAAACAATAGCTCTTCTTCCTCAGATTGTGCTTTTGCATGGAACGGATGATTATTCTATACCATTTTCTGCTAg TGAAACTTTTGCGGGTGTCCTTAAACAAGCTGGTGCTAAAGCCAAGTTACTACTCTATGAAGGGAAAACACATACTGATGTATTTTTACAG GATCCACTAAGGGGTGGCAGGGACAAACTGGTTGAAGACGTTATTTCTGTTATCCATGCTGATGATGCAGATGCACGTGAGAAGGATGCATTGGCACCTATCCCAGGCCGGCTGGTTTCTGAGTGGCAAATAAAGCTGGCACACCGAATTAGTCCCTTCTGA